A genomic stretch from Aedes albopictus strain Foshan chromosome 2, AalbF5, whole genome shotgun sequence includes:
- the LOC109401545 gene encoding NADH dehydrogenase [ubiquinone] 1 alpha subcomplex subunit 1 — MWFEILPSFGIITAVLSVPGFAMYGLHLLTLDNAYRRNTDQRWERVMYVRDMRLTGNPYKSNGLEAIPDK; from the exons ATGTGGTTCGAAATCCTGCCCTCGTTCGGTATCATTACGGCCGTCCTGTCCGTGCCCGGGTTCGCAATGTACGGTCTGCATCTGCTGACGCTGGACAAC GCTTACCGGCGTAACACCGATCAAAGATGGGAGCGCGTCATGTACGTTCGGGACATGCGTCTCACTGGCAATCCCTACAAATCCAAC GGATTGGAAGCTATTCCAGATAAGTAA